The Quercus lobata isolate SW786 chromosome 4, ValleyOak3.0 Primary Assembly, whole genome shotgun sequence genome segment TGTACTCGACCTTGAGACTTCTAAGCGGGTTTGGCCGTGGATCAATTACAACATGCACTTTGATTTTGTTAACCGAGAGAGTGGGAAAACAGTGGCGTGGACAAATAGGGACAATGACATTTGTCATGTATTCATTCGGGATATTATCTTTACCAGCTGCGGCCTATTTAAACAGAGGTTCATCATGGAGAATTCTTTATATCTGTACTTCTATTCCAGCAATCTCATACTGTATCATTACTTATTTCTTTGTGTATGAGTCTCCTAGATGGCTTTTCATGGAAGGACGTGACATAGAAGCCAAAGCAGTATTGAGAAAACTTGCATCTATAGAAGGCAATAGTTTAGACTTGGAACTATCTAGCATTCATCTTGGGCAAGAAATATCAACAAGTAATCCTCACAAATTGATGGACTTAGTTAAGAGAAGATGGGCATTACGACGGATATTAGCAACTATGGTACTTGGATTTGGCATTGGATTAGCATACTTTGGCATGTTATTTGGTGTAAGAAATTTAGGTTTCAACCTCTATTTGGGTGTCATGTTCAATGCCTTATTGTTAATACCTACAAATTTAGTAACCTTGTTCTTTATATCAAGATGGAAAAGGAAAGGTTCATTGTTTGCCTTCTGTATAATAAGTGGCATATGCAGCATAATGTGTGTTGTAGTAGGCAGTAGTAGAGAAGGCATACAGATCGGGCTAGAACTAGCATCTTTCTTCTGCACCTCTTTGGCATTAAATGTGTTGATGATATTCACAATTGAATTGTTTCCAACTACTGTAAGGAACTCGGCCTCAACTTTGGTCAGGCAAGCAATTGTCCTTGGTTCAGTGTTTGTTCCGATATTGACTTCAGGAGGGAAGAGAAATGGATTTTTATCGTTTGGA includes the following:
- the LOC115986202 gene encoding organic cation/carnitine transporter 2-like — its product is MEISTTTHNLTGTSSADQETPGLNQVLPPLSLDETIEQILGGFGRSQFIQAILVSVPALFDAQQSFISIFTDAEPNWRCNFNTTCNSNSNICQLPKSAWSWDEPSHKTIISEWGLECASSFITGLPASAFFIGSIVGGLSLATLGDIRLGRKNLLYLSCLIMCFTSLFTAFSINIWMYSTLRLLSGFGRGSITTCTLILLTERVGKQWRGQIGTMTFVMYSFGILSLPAAAYLNRGSSWRILYICTSIPAISYCIITYFFVYESPRWLFMEGRDIEAKAVLRKLASIEGNSLDLELSSIHLGQEISTSNPHKLMDLVKRRWALRRILATMVLGFGIGLAYFGMLFGVRNLGFNLYLGVMFNALLLIPTNLVTLFFISRWKRKGSLFAFCIISGICSIMCVVVGSSREGIQIGLELASFFCTSLALNVLMIFTIELFPTTVRNSASTLVRQAIVLGSVFVPILTSGGKRNGFLSFGTFGLTILLCSFIVIILPETKGKSLFNTMDEQESMNNIIV